The genomic window CAATTTGGAACCCATCAAATCCCCCCCAGCAAAACAGCGGGCCCATCCTTTCCACGAAAGAATAGACCCGCTTATCCGCGGCTATCTCCCGTAGTTTTGTTTTGGGACAGGATGGTCTCGAACTGTCCTATGAAATTACCGGATTCATTGTAGCATGGCGGCGCCGGCGTGTAAAGCTAATCCCACTCCACAAAGTCCCGTTCTTCGAGATAGTTCTCAAAGGCGTCCATGTAAGCCTCAATCCGCTGGCACAAAAGCATCTGGTCCTCTTCGGAGAGGGAGAAATGCTCGCTGAGGCTGTCTACGATGGTCTCAAAGGCGTCATCCTCATCATAGTAATCCCCGTCAAGAACGCCCGCCTTTTGCATGTATGCATGGTCCGCATCATAGGCGGCCGCCGTGAATGCCTGGAGTTCCTCCTCGGGCATGTCTTTCATGAAGGGACTTTTCGTCAGTTTTTCTCCCACCTTTTCAAGAACGTCTTCACGGTTTAGATTCAGCATGTTCTCCCTCCTTTCAGATGAGCCCTTCCAGCTCCTCCAGGCTCTCCTCGAACAGCTTCAGAGCATTGTCCACCGGCTCGGGCCTCGTCAGATCCACACCGGCAATCCTGAGCAGATTAAGGGGATGATCACTGCCGCCGCTGGACAAAAAGGCCTTGTAGTTCTCCACGGCGCCGGGCTTCCCCTCCAAAATCGCCTTTGCAATGGCCACCGCGCTGGAGAAACCGGTGGCGTACTGATAGACGTAGAAAGGCCGGTAGAAATGGGGAATGCGCGACCATTCCAGAGCAATCTCGGGATCCTGCACGGCGGGGCCGTAGTAGTCCCGATTGATCTCGCCGTACACTGCGCCGAAGCTCTGGGCGGTAAGCGGCTCACCCGCTTCCGCCATGGCATGGACCCGCTTTTCAAACTCCGCAAACTGGGTCTGCCGGAAGAGCGTGGTGCGGAACTGCTCCAGGAAATAGCTGAGCAGATAGGCTTTCACCTTCCTGTCGCCAGTCTTCAGCATATGGCGGTTCAGCAGCACCTCATTGACCGTGGAGGCCACCTCCGCCACGAAGATGCGGTAGCTGGCCGTGGGATAGGGCTGATACTTATTGGACAGGTAGGAATGGACCGCATGCCCCATCTCATGGGCGAGCGTAAACAGATCATCCAGTTCGTCGTTATGATTCAAAAGCACGAAGGGATGGGCGCCGTAAATGCCGTAAGAGAAAGCACCGGAGGTTTTGCCCCGATTTTCGTAGACGTCAATCCAGCCCTCCTCCTTGCCCTCCTTCAGGATTTCCAGATAGTCTTCCCCCAGCGGCGCCAGTCCCTCCGCCATGGTGGCAAAGGCGTCCTCGTAGGGGTAGGCGGCATTCGTTTCCACCAGCGGAACGTACGCATCGTACATGTGCAGATCGGGCAGGCCCAGCGCCCGCTTCTTGAGCTCCATGTAGCGATGCAGTGCGGGAAGATGGGCGCGCACCGCCTCGATCAGGCCGTCATAGACGGAAACGGGTACGTTATCATCGAAAAGCGCCTGTTCGAGGCAGGAGGCGTAGCGCTTGGCCTTCGCATAAAATACATCCTTCTTGATACTGCCCGCCAGAAGGGACGCGGTGGTATTTTTTACGCCGTCATAGGTGCCGTAGTAGCTTTCAAAAACTCTTTGCCGCACACCGCGGTCGGGATGGCGCATGAGCTGAATAAAGCGGCCATGGGACAGCTCCACCGCTTTTCCCTCCACCTCCACCGCCTCAAAGCGGAGGTCGGCATCGCACAGCATGCTGTAGGCGGTGTCCATGCTCTGGGCCATATCGCCGCTTAATGCGATCAGCCGCTCCTCCCCTTCAGAGAGGATATGCGCACGGTAGCGCTGAATATCCCGCAGCTGGAACTTGTAAGGCTGGAGAGCGGGCTCCTCCTTAAAATACCTTTCCAGCTTTTCCGGCTCCAGGGACAAAAGCAGGGGCCGCATGAAGCTGAGCGCTTCGTCCAGCTGCACCACCATGCCCATCGCCTGATCCAGAAGGCCCTGGTAACGGTCCACCTGATTGTCCTCGTCCAGCTTCAAATGGGCATAGGCATAAATGCGCTCCGCCTTTTCCGAAACCTCATCAATCTTTCGCAGCCCCGCCAGAAGATCGGCGGCGCTTTGAATCAGCGTATCCTTGAGCCCCGCAAGGCCGGGGATCTGCCCAAACACCTGGGCCAGCTCCTTTTTGCAGTCCTCATCGCTTTCGAACAGCACGGAAAGGTCCCACATGTAGGCCGAATCAAGATCCTTCCGGCTTGGCAGGCCATTCGTTTGCTCCATTACCATTCCTCCTTTATCATTCTCCCTCTAGCTTGCCCAGCCCTTCCGTCCGCCATCCCCCGAGGAGATAGCAGTCCTTGAAGGGGAGCGCGAAGCCCAGAAGGGCCAAAACGACGGCCGCCGCCGCGTTCAGCGGCAGACCCAAAAAATCAAGGACAAGGCCCATGAAAACCGCCGCCAGCCCCAGGGGCCCGTAATAGAAGGCGCCAAACGGGAGTCCCAGCCGCCCTTTGTCCAAAGGCAGCGGCGTCCAAAGGCACCTCAGAATGCTCCATAGAACCATCACTCCGCCAAAGACGATCCAGCGCAAAGCCGGGTAAAGCGCGTAAAGCCTTTCGATGGACCGCTCCGGGGTGAAAAGGGGAAAGATGTAAATCTCCAGAAAAGCGGCCGCCAGATTGGCCAGGAGAAACGCGCCGAGGGACAAAAGCGCCGCCTTTGCGGACCACCAGGCGGCAGAACGGAGATCAAAGGCATTCCCGGCTTCGGGCCTTCCGGCTTTCCACTGCTGCCAAATCAGAAGAGGCCGTACTCCGAAGACATAGGCCGAAGCGATGAGGGCAGCCGCCGCGGCTTCCCACGGACTCAGCGCCGGAATCCGGTACCAGAACAGTCCGTCCTGCTCCGCGGGCGGCTCGCCTAAAAGCCATAGGGCCATAAGGCCAAAAAAGATCATGGAGACCAGCGCCGCCGGAAACCGCCTTCCATAGCTGCGAAGGCACGCCCGAAAGCATTGGCCCATGATCCCCATCTGTTTCATCATTGTTCATCCGCCGTCACTACAAAGAATTCAACCCCGGGCAGCTTCTTTTCCAGCTTGCCCTTGAAGGCATCCCGGTCCCGCGGGCTCGCGCCCAGCACCACCACGTCGATAGCTTGTTCCCTCACGAAATGGGTGATGGTCGCAATCACATCATCCGAACGGAGCACCGTCATATCCGCACCGGCCTGCTTGGAAATATCAAAAAGATACTCCAGAGCCGCGCCCTCTTCCGGGTTACCCAAGAAGTTTTCCCCATTTTGCACCACATGAACCACGGACAGCTTCCCATGGCGGCTCTGAGCCAGCTGCAGGCTGCGGTCGATCAGGCGCTGACAGGATTTCTGCCGGGTAACCAAGGCCAGTATTTTCATCTCGTTCCCCCAATTTACATGGTCATCTGGTTACATTATAACATGTCTGACGGGGGAACTGAACCCAAAAAAATACCCCGGAAGATTTTCCGGGGTATCTTTCCGCATCAAGGCAGTTTGGCCGCGATCCTTTCGGTGATCTCCTGAAGCTGAGCCTCGGTTGGAATCCACTGAATGCGCATCATCTCATCCAGGGGTTCAAAACCGGCCTGCGTCAAGGCCTCCTGCACCTGGCCCACGCTTTGCCCGCCCCAGCCGTAGGAGCCGAAGGCGAGACCCATGCGGTTCTTGGGCGCAAGGCCCTTCATGTAGGTCAGGAAGGACGCCACCGTGGGCAGCATGTTGTTGTTCAGCGTGGGAGAACCCACACAGATGTACTTGGCCGTCATGAGGGGCGTCATGATATCCGAGATATGGTGGTGCTGCAGGCTCATGAGCTGCGCGGGCACACCCTTTCTCTCAAAGCCCTCCAAAATGGCCTGGGCCATCTTCTCGGTGGAATGCCACATGGTGTCGTAGATCACCAGGGCCTTCTCCTCGCTTTCATTGGCGCTCCAGGTCTTATAGCGTTCAATGATGTCCGAGAGGTGGCTGCGCCAAATCAGGCCGTGGCTGGGCGCGATGATTTCGATGTCCAGGGGAAGCACGGCCGCCAGCGCCTTTTGGACCTGGGGTCCATAGGGCAGTACGATGTTGGCGTAGTATTTCTTGGCCTCAAAGAACACATCCTCCAGCTGAAGCTCATCGGCAAACCGTTCCATGGACGCATAGTGCTGGCCAAAAGCGTCGTTGGAGAAAATAATCTTCTCCTCCGGGCAGTAACTGACCATGTTGTCCGGCCAATGGACCATGGCGGTATTGACGAAATGGAGGGTTCGCCTGCCCAGCGGCAGGCTGTCCCCTGTCTTCACCGCTTCGTATCCAAGATCGCCGAAATGGGCGGTCAGGCCCTTGACGCCATTGGGCGCCGAGGTGAAGATCTTGGCGTTCGGACACACCCTCCGCATCGCCGGCAGGGAGCCCGAATGATCCATTTCCACATGATTGGAGATGATATAATCGATCTTCGCAGGATCCACCACGTGAGCGATGCGGCTGAGCATTTCCTCCGCAAAGGGCGCCTTGACCGTGTCGATCAGGGTGATCTTCTCATCCATGATGAGATAGGCGTTGTAAGTGGATCCCCGCTGGGTTACATAGCCGTGGAACTCACGAAGGTTCCAATCGATGGCACCCACCCAGTAGATGCCGGGTTTGATTTGAACGGGAAGCATGATTACGCCTCCTCAAACACGTCTTTTCCGGCGCCGCACACGGGGCACACCCAATCCTCAGGAATGTCTTCGAAAGCCGTGCCGGGAGCGATGCCGTTATCGGGATCGCCCACTTCGGGATCGTACTCGTAACCACAAATGGAGCAAACATACTTTTTCATATCTTTCTTCCTCCTCAAATGATGTATATTGCCAATTCCCAAAGTGGGAATGAGGCCGCTAAAGCTGTATTTCCGCGAGGGACGCATTTTGGCTTACCGCCTTGCGAAGGAGCGCCATGGGACATTTCTCGCCCACCCATACGGCACCCACGATTCTGCCCTCTCTATGGTAGAGCGCCCGGTAGCCCTTTGCATCCTCTTTTTGCACCCGCTCACCGGTCAGCTCGCCCATGGCGAAGGTCTGGACCCCGAGGGCCTGCATCACGTAAGGGATCACCGGCGGCTGCCAGACGGCTTTGCCGCCCGCCGCATTGGTCCCGGCCACGGCGCCCTGTTCCATGGATATATTGAAAAGGCCATAGTTTCTGCCGTCCACCTCCGCCGCATCGCCGGCGGCGTAGACTCCGGCCTTCGAGGTCTCCATAGCGCTGTTCACGACAACGGCCCGATTCACGGCAAGGCCCATTTTCCGGGCAAGCTCCGTATTGGCGCGCATGCCGATGGAAAACAGCAGGGCCGCGCCCTCCAGCTTTTCTCCGTCCTCCAGCAGGATGGCATGGCCTTCCACGGCGGAGACCCGGGCGTTCAACCGAACGGCGATGCCGAAATTTTCCGCTTCCTCCTCAAGCCTGCGGGAACCGTCCTCATCCAGCTGGCGGTTCAGCAGTCCGCTCTCCCCTTCCAGCACCGTCACCTTCATGCCTGCCCGCTTGAGATAGGTGGCCGCTTCCAGGCCCAGCAGCCCGCCGCCCACCACGATCACCGGATCGCCCACGCACAGACGCTCCTGAAGCTTATAGGCGTCGGCCACGGTGCGTAGTCCCTGCACCGGGCCCTCCGGCTCAATATTGCCCGGGAAAAAGCTCTCGCCGCCTGTGGCCAGAACCAGGGTTGTATAGGCCTCCCGGCTTCCATCCCCGGCCACGACCTCACCGTCCTCCACGGCCAAAACGGGACTTTGGATGAGCTCAATATTCTGGTCCCGATAGAATTGTTCGGTTTTTACGGCAATTTTATCCGGGTCCGCCTCGCCGATGATGAGCTGGGGCACCCGGGGACGGTAGTAGGGCAGATAGGGCTCGGCATGGTATAAAAGAATACGCGCCTCTCCATCCTGCTTTCTTGCCGCCTGGGCCGCGGACAGACCTGCAACGCCGCCTCCCACAACAACAATGGTGTTTTTCATCTTTCTTCGTTCCTTTTCTTTGTTTGAAATGATTATACTATAATTAACCAAAAACACAAAGAGAAACATCCAGTCCAAAATAAAAAAACGATCCCTCTTTCAAGGGATCGTTTGAGCGCCGTCCTTCTAGGAATGAGTGGGATAGGAGCCGTTGAAACAGGCCCGGCACTGGCCGCAGCTGCCATCCTCGTTGAAAGTGCCCACGGCCTTTACAAGACCCTCCACGCTGATATGAGCCAGAGAATCCATGCCCAGCATCTTGCGGATCTCCTCCTGGTCGTGATTGGCTGCCAGCAGCTCCTCCGAGGTTTTAAGGTCGATGCCGTAAGGGCAGGTGTATTGAAGAGGCGGCGAGGAGATGCGCACGTGGACCTCCAGCGCGCCCGCCTCCCGAAGGAGAGTGATGATGCGCTTGATGGTGGTGCCGCGCACAATGGAATCGTCCACAATCACCACCCGTTTATTTTCCACCACGCCGCGGACCGCCGACAGCTTCATCTTTACGCCCTGTTCCCGAAGCTCCTGGGAGGGCTGAATGAAGGTGCGGCCCACGTACTTGTTCTTGATAAGGCCCATCTCATAGGGGATTCCCGACTGCTCCGCATAACCGATGGCGGCGGAGATGCTGGAGTCGGGCACGCCCACCACGATGTCGGCGTCCACCGGAGCCTCCTTGGCCAGCTGCTTGCCCAGCCGTTTTCTGGCGGTGTGCACATTGATGCCGTTGAGGTCGCTGTCCGGGCGGGCAAAATAGATGTATTCCATGGCGCACATGTTCTTGCTGCCGCCCATGACGAAGGGCTCGGCATGGAGGCCCTCGCCGTCAATAATGATCATCTCTCCCGGTTTCACGTCCCTCACCCAGCGTGCGCCCACGATATCAAAGGCGCAGGTTTCCGAGGTGACCACATATCCATCCTTCAGCCGGCCCACCGACAGGGGACGGAGGCCCCAGGGATCGGAAGCGGCTATGAGCTGACTCTCGGTGAGCACCATGAAGGCGAAACCGCCCACCAGCGAGCGGAGAGATTCCTTCACCTTGTCCACGAACTGGGTGTGCATGCTCCGCCGAATCAGATGGGCCAGAACCTCGCTGTCCGAATTGGTCTGGAAGATGCTGCCCATCTCCTCCATGCGGTCCCGAAGCTCATCGGCGTTCTCCAGGCTGCCGTCATGAGTGATGGCCATGGAGCCCTGTTTGGCCCGAAAAACGAGGGGCTCCACATTTTCCGCCCCGCCGTCCCCGCCGGTGGAATACCGCACGTGGGAGATGGCGCGGTTGCCCTTGAGACTGTTTAATATCTGCTCGTTAAAAACCTCATTGATCAGGCCTTCGCCCTTATGCACCATCATCTCCCCGTCCTGAACGGTCACGATGCCGGCGCCCTCCTGGCCGCGATGCTGCAAACAGTGCAGTCCATAGTAGCAGATAGCCGCCGCCCGAGAATGTCCGTAGATGCCAAACACTGGCTTACCTCCTTCACGCTATAAACCGAATAATCCCTATCACTCTTCTTCAAATATCCGTGCTATTATCCGAATGTTTATGTGCAATTACTCTTAAATTATAGGAAGATTTCGCCCCAGTGTCAAACAATCGGGGGCAGTTTTGACAAATTTCTTGAGTTCGCGGACCCCGCGGGCCTTTGAAGGCATATATTGGTACGAACACCTTTCCAAAAATAAGGAGGTGGCATCATGGAGAAACTGCCGCCCCTGCCCACCGGCGTAAGGGGCTATGAAAACGACGATGAGGCTGGGGATGAGGAAAATCGGCCCTGCGGCCTTGATCTCGACGTTCCGGGATGATAGAATAGCTGTGGCGCCAAACTATAGAACAAAGGAGATCCTGCTTTTTGAAGATGTACCGTGCCCTGGAGATTGTACGCTGACCGGGAGGTTTGCGTGAATCCCCGCAAAACCTCCCAAAGGGTATAAACCTTTAGGAGGGCAATTCATGAATCGAGAAAATAAGAAAAAATCCTTTGAAAAGGGTTATTACAAAACCCACCCCTGCCATGAAACCTTCACCTGCAAGGTTTGCGGCCGTCTGGTGGTGCCGGCCGGCGCGGGAAGCGCCCACCGGAACCATTGCCCCAACTGCCTATCCAGCCTCCATGTGGACATGGAGCCGGGAGACCGGCAGGCGGAGTGCGGCGGCATCATGGACCCCATTGCGGTATGGGTGCGAAACCGCGGCGAATGGACGATCATTCATCGCTGCCGCCGGTGCAAAAGCTTGTGTGCCAACCGGATAGCGGCGGATGACAATCCCATAAAGCTCATGTCCATCGCCATGAAGCCCGTGGCTTCCCCGCCGTTTCCTCTGGAGTACCTGGAGGCGATGACCGGCATGGACAATGACCGATCAAAGGATAAAACCCATGGGCCGTGATGAATCACGGCCCATTTTTTTGCGGGCGGCCTGGAATTCTCATTGAGATTCACCAGAATTTATGATATGATGCCCCTAGATTGTATTATTTTTAACAAGCGGTGAATTTTATGGCTCAGTTGCTTCGAGAAAACATGAAAAAGTGTATAGGATGCTTCACCTGCATGATGGTCTGTTCGGCGGCGAACCGGAGCAGCCACTCGCTGGCCCAAAGCGCCATTCATATCAGGACCAGCGGCGGGCTTACCGGCCGCTTCAGGGTCGAGGTGTGCGCGGGCTGCCGGGAGGATATCGCCTGCGCGGAAGCCTGTCCCAGCGGGGCCCTGTCGCCGCGGGAAGGCGGCGGCGTCGAGTATGATCCCAGGGCCTGCATGGGCTGCGGCCGCTGCGCCGAAGCCTGCATCGTGGGCGCGATTGGCTGGGATGATCCGGAAAACCGGCCCATCATCTGCAGTCATTGCGGAAAGTGCGCGGAGTTTTGTCCTCAAGGATGCTTGAGGCTTGAGGAGGTGGAGTGATGCTGGCAACGGGCTGCCGGGTATTGTATGTGGACCTTGACAAACAGCGCATCCGCATAACGCACCGGGACGACCTTCGGGAAAAGGAGCTGGGCGGCGCCGGCGTTGCCGCAAAGCTGCTTATGGAAAACGTGCGGGCGGAGCTACCGCCCCTTGATCCCGCCCAGCCCATGGTGCTGGCTCATGGGGTCGGTACCTTCGTGTATCCCATGCTTACCCAGACGGTGGCCATGTTCCGTTCCCCCATCCATGGGGGACTGGCAGAGAGCCGGGCCGGCGGCCGTCTGGCCATGTGTCTTTTTATGGCCGGCTACGATGCGGTGGTCATTACCGGCCGCTCATCCAAACCGCTGTACCTCACCCTTCAGCAGGACGATGTATCCTTTAAGGATGCCCGTATTCTTTGGGGCGCTTCCCAAGATGACGCCGGACAGATCATCCGGGAGCGGGAACCTCAAAGCGGAAAGCGCTCCATTCTGCGCATCGGACCCGCCGGTGAAAAGAAAGTGCCCTTGGCCAGTGTACGCGTGGACACCTACCAAAGCTTTGATCAGGGGTTTGGTGCGCTGATGGGCAGCAAGCGCCTCAAAGCCATCACCGTGTTGGCCGGCGATCAGCCCAAGGCGATCCAAAACCTGCCCGTCTATTTTGATGTGTTCCGCGGAATTCACCGCACCTGTATGGACCGTCGCTCGGCGGCGATGAGGGAGGACCCGTTGGCCGAACAGCATCTGGTGCGCCGTCTATCCTGTACCGG from Gehongia tenuis includes these protein-coding regions:
- the pepF gene encoding oligoendopeptidase F, which produces MEQTNGLPSRKDLDSAYMWDLSVLFESDEDCKKELAQVFGQIPGLAGLKDTLIQSAADLLAGLRKIDEVSEKAERIYAYAHLKLDEDNQVDRYQGLLDQAMGMVVQLDEALSFMRPLLLSLEPEKLERYFKEEPALQPYKFQLRDIQRYRAHILSEGEERLIALSGDMAQSMDTAYSMLCDADLRFEAVEVEGKAVELSHGRFIQLMRHPDRGVRQRVFESYYGTYDGVKNTTASLLAGSIKKDVFYAKAKRYASCLEQALFDDNVPVSVYDGLIEAVRAHLPALHRYMELKKRALGLPDLHMYDAYVPLVETNAAYPYEDAFATMAEGLAPLGEDYLEILKEGKEEGWIDVYENRGKTSGAFSYGIYGAHPFVLLNHNDELDDLFTLAHEMGHAVHSYLSNKYQPYPTASYRIFVAEVASTVNEVLLNRHMLKTGDRKVKAYLLSYFLEQFRTTLFRQTQFAEFEKRVHAMAEAGEPLTAQSFGAVYGEINRDYYGPAVQDPEIALEWSRIPHFYRPFYVYQYATGFSSAVAIAKAILEGKPGAVENYKAFLSSGGSDHPLNLLRIAGVDLTRPEPVDNALKLFEESLEELEGLI
- a CDS encoding universal stress protein → MKILALVTRQKSCQRLIDRSLQLAQSRHGKLSVVHVVQNGENFLGNPEEGAALEYLFDISKQAGADMTVLRSDDVIATITHFVREQAIDVVVLGASPRDRDAFKGKLEKKLPGVEFFVVTADEQ
- a CDS encoding FprA family A-type flavoprotein, whose product is MLPVQIKPGIYWVGAIDWNLREFHGYVTQRGSTYNAYLIMDEKITLIDTVKAPFAEEMLSRIAHVVDPAKIDYIISNHVEMDHSGSLPAMRRVCPNAKIFTSAPNGVKGLTAHFGDLGYEAVKTGDSLPLGRRTLHFVNTAMVHWPDNMVSYCPEEKIIFSNDAFGQHYASMERFADELQLEDVFFEAKKYYANIVLPYGPQVQKALAAVLPLDIEIIAPSHGLIWRSHLSDIIERYKTWSANESEEKALVIYDTMWHSTEKMAQAILEGFERKGVPAQLMSLQHHHISDIMTPLMTAKYICVGSPTLNNNMLPTVASFLTYMKGLAPKNRMGLAFGSYGWGGQSVGQVQEALTQAGFEPLDEMMRIQWIPTEAQLQEITERIAAKLP
- the rd gene encoding rubredoxin; protein product: MKKYVCSICGYEYDPEVGDPDNGIAPGTAFEDIPEDWVCPVCGAGKDVFEEA
- a CDS encoding NAD(P)/FAD-dependent oxidoreductase, translated to MKNTIVVVGGGVAGLSAAQAARKQDGEARILLYHAEPYLPYYRPRVPQLIIGEADPDKIAVKTEQFYRDQNIELIQSPVLAVEDGEVVAGDGSREAYTTLVLATGGESFFPGNIEPEGPVQGLRTVADAYKLQERLCVGDPVIVVGGGLLGLEAATYLKRAGMKVTVLEGESGLLNRQLDEDGSRRLEEEAENFGIAVRLNARVSAVEGHAILLEDGEKLEGAALLFSIGMRANTELARKMGLAVNRAVVVNSAMETSKAGVYAAGDAAEVDGRNYGLFNISMEQGAVAGTNAAGGKAVWQPPVIPYVMQALGVQTFAMGELTGERVQKEDAKGYRALYHREGRIVGAVWVGEKCPMALLRKAVSQNASLAEIQL
- the purF gene encoding amidophosphoribosyltransferase, with the translated sequence MFGIYGHSRAAAICYYGLHCLQHRGQEGAGIVTVQDGEMMVHKGEGLINEVFNEQILNSLKGNRAISHVRYSTGGDGGAENVEPLVFRAKQGSMAITHDGSLENADELRDRMEEMGSIFQTNSDSEVLAHLIRRSMHTQFVDKVKESLRSLVGGFAFMVLTESQLIAASDPWGLRPLSVGRLKDGYVVTSETCAFDIVGARWVRDVKPGEMIIIDGEGLHAEPFVMGGSKNMCAMEYIYFARPDSDLNGINVHTARKRLGKQLAKEAPVDADIVVGVPDSSISAAIGYAEQSGIPYEMGLIKNKYVGRTFIQPSQELREQGVKMKLSAVRGVVENKRVVIVDDSIVRGTTIKRIITLLREAGALEVHVRISSPPLQYTCPYGIDLKTSEELLAANHDQEEIRKMLGMDSLAHISVEGLVKAVGTFNEDGSCGQCRACFNGSYPTHS
- a CDS encoding RNHCP domain-containing protein, which encodes MNRENKKKSFEKGYYKTHPCHETFTCKVCGRLVVPAGAGSAHRNHCPNCLSSLHVDMEPGDRQAECGGIMDPIAVWVRNRGEWTIIHRCRRCKSLCANRIAADDNPIKLMSIAMKPVASPPFPLEYLEAMTGMDNDRSKDKTHGP
- a CDS encoding 4Fe-4S dicluster domain-containing protein — translated: MAQLLRENMKKCIGCFTCMMVCSAANRSSHSLAQSAIHIRTSGGLTGRFRVEVCAGCREDIACAEACPSGALSPREGGGVEYDPRACMGCGRCAEACIVGAIGWDDPENRPIICSHCGKCAEFCPQGCLRLEEVE